One Microbacterium sp. zg-B96 genomic region harbors:
- a CDS encoding GNAT family N-acetyltransferase, which yields MLEDEYDRDRRRLPWHLRRRAEPEQPFSFVIRAAEVGDVPDIREIYNHYVTNSVVTFDEKRWSIAQWRDKLTHAQKLGLPFLVAQSPSGQILGYAYVSPLSSKSGYRYSVEDSIYLGQAATGKGLGRALLEALIEASEQAGIREMVAIISDRGAEASVALHEKLGFVEVGRMGRVGHKFGRWLGTIYMQKSLNPVKKRGLFGRLREG from the coding sequence ATGCTGGAGGACGAGTACGATCGCGACCGCAGACGCCTGCCGTGGCATCTGCGCCGCCGGGCGGAGCCGGAGCAGCCGTTCTCCTTCGTCATCCGCGCCGCCGAGGTGGGCGACGTGCCCGACATCCGGGAGATCTACAACCACTACGTCACCAACTCGGTCGTCACGTTCGACGAGAAGAGGTGGTCGATCGCGCAGTGGCGCGACAAGCTGACCCACGCGCAGAAACTGGGGCTGCCGTTCCTGGTGGCCCAGTCGCCGTCGGGGCAGATCCTCGGTTACGCGTACGTCTCGCCGCTGTCCAGCAAATCGGGGTACCGCTACAGCGTGGAGGACTCGATCTACCTCGGTCAGGCGGCCACCGGCAAGGGGCTCGGCCGGGCGTTGCTGGAGGCGCTCATCGAGGCGAGCGAGCAGGCAGGCATCCGGGAAATGGTCGCGATCATCAGTGACCGGGGGGCGGAGGCATCCGTCGCCCTCCACGAGAAGCTCGGCTTCGTCGAGGTGGGCCGCATGGGGCGCGTGGGCCACAAGTTCGGCCGCTGGCTCGGCACGATCTATATGCAGAAGTCGCTGAACCCGGTCAAGAAGCGGGGTCTGTTCGGGCGGTTGCGCGAAGGCTGA
- a CDS encoding SDR family oxidoreductase, whose amino-acid sequence MTRRAVVTGASSGIGEATVRALRAAGWDVVGVARRANRLAEVEAQTGAAVYAADLTRQADVDALAEWLEETGPVHALVQVAGGARGTDRVEDGSADDWRWMFEINVVAAQMLVAALLPQLRLAAGADGHADTVFVTSTAAQRAYPGGAGYNAAKAGESMLAAALRLELNGEPIRVVEIAPGMVYTEEFALNRLGGDRSAAEKVYDGVEQPLVASDVADVIAYALNAPGHVNLDLVTMRPVAQSAQHLLARGPLRPRLPLE is encoded by the coding sequence ATGACACGACGTGCGGTGGTGACCGGAGCCAGCTCAGGGATCGGGGAGGCCACGGTGCGGGCACTGCGCGCCGCTGGTTGGGATGTCGTCGGCGTGGCCCGGCGTGCGAACCGGCTGGCGGAGGTGGAAGCGCAGACGGGAGCGGCGGTGTACGCCGCCGACCTCACTCGGCAGGCCGACGTCGACGCGCTCGCGGAATGGCTGGAGGAGACCGGCCCCGTACATGCGCTGGTGCAGGTCGCCGGCGGCGCTCGTGGCACCGACCGCGTGGAGGACGGCAGCGCCGACGACTGGCGCTGGATGTTCGAGATCAACGTGGTCGCCGCCCAGATGCTGGTGGCCGCCCTGCTGCCGCAGTTGCGCCTGGCGGCTGGTGCCGACGGACACGCCGACACCGTCTTCGTGACCTCCACCGCCGCCCAGCGGGCCTACCCGGGCGGGGCCGGCTACAACGCGGCCAAGGCGGGGGAGTCGATGCTCGCCGCAGCACTGCGGCTGGAGCTCAACGGCGAGCCGATCCGCGTCGTCGAGATCGCCCCGGGAATGGTCTACACCGAGGAGTTCGCCCTCAACCGCCTGGGCGGCGACCGGTCTGCCGCCGAGAAGGTCTACGACGGCGTCGAGCAGCCGCTGGTGGCATCCGATGTCGCCGACGTCATCGCGTACGCCCTCAACGCGCCGGGACATGTCAATCTGGACCTGGTCACGATGCGGCCCGTGGCGCAGTCGGCGCAGCACCTGCTCGCGCGCGGCCCGCTGCGGCCTCGCCTGCCCCTCGAGTGA
- a CDS encoding protealysin inhibitor emfourin has protein sequence MKQQDEPSVTVTVVRTGGIAGMRRQWRAAPVGEEAGEWVTLIEQCPWDRSPGDASGADRFCWRVSAEAGATKHEADLPDADVQGPWRALIDAVRAWPEVSLRATARTDPAS, from the coding sequence ATGAAGCAGCAGGATGAGCCGTCTGTCACGGTGACGGTGGTGCGCACCGGCGGCATCGCCGGCATGCGCCGGCAGTGGCGGGCCGCCCCGGTGGGGGAAGAGGCCGGCGAGTGGGTCACGCTGATCGAACAGTGCCCCTGGGACCGATCCCCCGGTGACGCCTCCGGCGCCGATCGCTTCTGCTGGCGGGTGAGCGCCGAGGCCGGTGCCACGAAACACGAGGCCGACCTGCCCGACGCCGACGTGCAGGGGCCGTGGCGCGCGCTGATCGACGCGGTGCGAGCCTGGCCCGAGGTCAGCCTTCGCGCAACCGCCCGAACAGACCCCGCTTCTTGA
- a CDS encoding HNH endonuclease signature motif containing protein, whose amino-acid sequence MNTSPTTTAPTAVLSHEQVISGLEEVRRRRAQADADEVWFLSQAEAVAEAETARIPTSDGREREMPLRSMAAEVGAVLRRSDDGMRDRMHDATVLVDEFPATFRALREDRIDRVHVRLIQDAGARITDPDARARFEQAALVVAEQDTPGRAKPTILMLAQRLNPVPLEERHKEAAAGRRVWVRDLDDGMAELAALLPAELIYAMRDRLNQHARQIADAHRAAVKAAAEAEAEAEAEAEVIAADVIATDTRTMDQIRADVLTDLLLTGHATAPSATGSIPEGTPIVAQVQIVIPAHTLIGVGDEPAELVGYGPIAPDTARRLAATAEVWERLFTSPTTGAVQQVLTYRPTREMRRHLDARDEHCRFLGCRRPARQCDLDHTHDAALGGPTCLTNLANLCPGRHHPVKHGTAWSVVQKADGILEWTSPTGRVYTDIPRRVLEFMALAAIEEPAPF is encoded by the coding sequence ATGAACACCTCCCCGACCACCACCGCCCCGACGGCAGTGCTGTCGCATGAGCAGGTGATCTCCGGGCTGGAGGAGGTGCGGCGGCGTCGGGCGCAGGCCGATGCCGACGAGGTGTGGTTCCTGTCGCAGGCGGAGGCTGTTGCGGAGGCGGAGACCGCCCGCATCCCCACCAGTGACGGTCGGGAAAGGGAGATGCCATTGCGGTCGATGGCCGCGGAAGTCGGCGCGGTGCTGCGCCGCTCCGACGACGGCATGCGCGACCGGATGCACGACGCGACCGTGCTCGTGGATGAGTTCCCCGCGACGTTCAGGGCGCTGCGGGAGGATCGCATCGACCGGGTTCATGTCCGGCTCATCCAGGACGCCGGCGCCCGGATCACCGACCCCGACGCGCGGGCCCGGTTCGAACAGGCGGCGCTCGTCGTGGCGGAGCAGGACACCCCGGGACGGGCGAAGCCGACGATCCTGATGCTCGCGCAGCGACTCAACCCGGTGCCGTTGGAAGAACGCCACAAGGAGGCCGCGGCCGGCCGGCGGGTGTGGGTGCGGGACCTGGACGACGGGATGGCCGAACTGGCCGCGCTGCTGCCGGCGGAGTTGATCTACGCGATGCGGGACCGGCTGAACCAGCACGCCCGCCAGATCGCGGACGCGCATCGTGCCGCAGTCAAAGCCGCAGCGGAGGCCGAAGCCGAAGCCGAAGCCGAAGCCGAAGTGATCGCCGCGGATGTGATCGCGACCGATACGCGCACCATGGATCAGATCCGCGCGGACGTGCTCACCGACCTGCTGCTCACCGGACACGCCACCGCACCCAGTGCAACCGGGAGCATCCCGGAAGGGACACCGATCGTCGCGCAGGTGCAGATCGTCATCCCCGCCCACACCCTCATCGGCGTCGGCGACGAGCCGGCCGAGCTGGTCGGGTACGGACCGATCGCCCCCGATACCGCCAGGCGCCTCGCCGCGACCGCCGAGGTGTGGGAACGGCTGTTCACCTCACCCACCACGGGCGCGGTGCAGCAGGTCCTCACTTACCGGCCGACCCGGGAGATGCGCAGACACCTCGACGCCCGCGACGAGCACTGCCGGTTCCTGGGGTGTCGAAGACCGGCCCGTCAGTGCGACCTCGACCACACCCACGACGCGGCGCTGGGTGGGCCGACCTGCCTGACCAATCTCGCGAACCTGTGCCCGGGGCGACATCACCCGGTCAAGCACGGCACCGCGTGGAGCGTGGTGCAGAAAGCCGACGGCATCCTGGAATGGACCAGCCCCACCGGCCGGGTCTACACCGACATCCCCCGCCGGGTGCTGGAATTCATGGCCCTCGCCGCCATCGAAGAACCCGCACCGTTCTAG
- a CDS encoding uracil-DNA glycosylase, with protein MAMTLPELADAGLMDAGWAQALAPVADDIAALGERLRAETAAGRGYLPAGERVLRAFQRPLADVRVLIVGQDPYPTPGHPIGLSFAVDADVRPLPRSLRNIYRELEDDLGIPPAEHGDLSAWSDQGVMLLNRVLTVAPGVPASHRGWGWERVTEHAIRVLVARERPLVAILWGRDAAALGPLLGATPRVESAHPSPLSASRGFFGSKPFSRVDALLTQQGGTAVDWRLPPASALG; from the coding sequence ATGGCGATGACCCTGCCCGAACTGGCTGATGCCGGGCTGATGGATGCCGGGTGGGCGCAGGCCTTGGCGCCCGTCGCCGACGACATCGCCGCTCTTGGGGAACGGCTGCGAGCCGAGACGGCCGCCGGCCGCGGCTACCTGCCCGCCGGCGAGCGGGTGCTGCGGGCCTTCCAGCGGCCGTTGGCCGACGTGCGGGTGCTGATCGTCGGCCAGGACCCTTATCCGACGCCGGGGCACCCCATCGGGCTGTCGTTCGCGGTGGACGCCGACGTGCGCCCGCTGCCGCGGAGCCTGCGCAACATCTACCGCGAGCTCGAGGACGACCTCGGCATCCCGCCGGCCGAGCACGGCGATCTGTCGGCGTGGAGCGATCAGGGCGTCATGCTGCTCAACCGTGTGCTCACGGTCGCGCCCGGGGTTCCCGCGTCGCACCGCGGCTGGGGATGGGAGAGGGTGACCGAGCACGCGATCCGGGTGCTGGTTGCGCGCGAGCGGCCGCTGGTGGCGATCCTGTGGGGGAGGGATGCCGCAGCTCTCGGTCCGCTCTTGGGGGCGACGCCGCGCGTGGAGTCCGCTCATCCCTCGCCGCTGTCGGCATCCCGCGGATTCTTCGGCTCGAAGCCCTTCTCCCGCGTCGATGCGCTGCTCACGCAGCAGGGCGGGACGGCCGTGGATTGGCGACTTCCCCCCGCCTCGGCCCTAGGCTGA
- a CDS encoding bifunctional o-acetylhomoserine/o-acetylserine sulfhydrylase, which translates to MSAPENWRFETKQVHSGAAPDPVTKARATPIYQTTSYVFDSADHAANLFALAEFGNIYTRIQNPTQDVVEQRVAALEGGTGALLVASGQAAETFAVLNIAQAGDHLVSSSSIYGGTYNLFKYTLAKLGIETTFVENQDDPEEWRRAVRPNTKLFFAETIGNPQINVLDIRTVADIAHEAGVPLIVDNTIATPYLIRPFEHGADIIVHSATKFLGGHGTTIGGIIVDGGRFEWSKNVEKFPGLTEPDPSYHGASYTTAVGDGLAYIIKARVQLLRDLGAAISPISAWLLLQGIETLSLRIERHVQNAQEIAEWLESQDDVAAVFYSGLPTSPWYAAANTYAPKGVGAVLSFELKGGVAAGREFVNSLELFSHLANIGDVRSLVIHPASTTHSQLTPEQQLTSGVTPGLVRLSVGIESVEDLKADLAQALAAARRLSEAARA; encoded by the coding sequence ATGTCCGCACCCGAGAACTGGCGCTTCGAGACCAAGCAGGTCCACTCCGGCGCCGCGCCGGATCCGGTGACCAAGGCGCGCGCCACGCCGATCTACCAGACGACCTCCTACGTGTTCGACAGCGCCGATCACGCCGCGAACCTGTTCGCGCTGGCGGAGTTCGGCAACATCTACACCCGCATCCAGAACCCGACGCAGGATGTCGTCGAGCAGCGGGTCGCCGCACTCGAGGGTGGCACCGGCGCGCTGCTGGTCGCCAGCGGCCAGGCCGCGGAGACCTTCGCGGTGCTCAACATCGCCCAGGCCGGCGACCACCTCGTCTCGTCGAGCTCCATCTATGGCGGCACCTACAACCTGTTCAAGTACACCCTGGCCAAGCTCGGCATCGAGACGACCTTCGTGGAGAACCAGGACGACCCCGAGGAGTGGCGTCGGGCAGTGCGGCCCAACACCAAGCTGTTCTTCGCCGAGACGATCGGCAATCCGCAGATCAACGTGCTCGACATCCGCACCGTCGCCGACATCGCGCACGAAGCCGGGGTGCCGCTGATCGTCGACAACACGATCGCGACGCCCTATCTGATCCGTCCGTTCGAGCACGGCGCCGACATCATCGTGCACTCCGCCACCAAGTTCCTCGGCGGCCACGGCACCACCATCGGCGGCATCATCGTCGACGGCGGGCGCTTCGAATGGTCCAAGAACGTCGAGAAGTTCCCCGGGCTGACCGAACCGGACCCGTCCTACCACGGCGCCTCCTACACGACCGCCGTCGGCGATGGGCTGGCCTACATCATCAAGGCCCGCGTGCAGCTGCTGCGCGACCTGGGTGCGGCGATCTCGCCGATCAGCGCGTGGCTGCTGCTGCAGGGCATCGAGACGCTGTCGCTGCGCATCGAACGCCACGTGCAGAACGCGCAGGAGATCGCGGAGTGGCTGGAGAGTCAGGACGACGTGGCCGCAGTGTTCTACTCCGGCCTTCCCACCTCCCCCTGGTACGCCGCCGCGAACACCTACGCGCCCAAGGGCGTCGGCGCGGTGCTGTCGTTCGAGCTCAAGGGGGGCGTTGCGGCGGGGCGCGAGTTCGTCAACTCGCTGGAACTGTTCAGCCACCTCGCCAACATCGGCGATGTGCGCTCGCTCGTGATCCACCCGGCATCCACCACGCACTCGCAGCTCACGCCGGAGCAGCAGCTCACGTCCGGCGTCACGCCGGGCCTGGTGCGTCTGTCGGTCGGCATCGAGAGCGTCGAGGACCTCAAGGCCGACCTGGCGCAGGCGCTGGCCGCCGCCCGCCGCCTGTCGGAGGCCGCGCGCGCCTGA
- a CDS encoding ABC transporter ATP-binding protein, with amino-acid sequence MSLEVRDLAIEINGRRVVDGVSFDVPDSARVGLIGESGSGKSLTALAIMGLLPDTATTTGSIRWNGRELIGLHDRELAQLRGDEIGIVFQEPRTALNPIRTVGRQIAESVRIHERIPRREAKARAVAEAGRVALPDPQQIIARYPHQLSGGQRQRVAIAMALACRPRLLIADEPTTALDVTIQAEILQLLGDLVTGDGMSLVFITHDLAVLSQIATHGVVLDQGRVVESAPVADLLTTPSSDVTRGLLRDATATLWRPGGGA; translated from the coding sequence ATGAGCCTTGAGGTGCGCGACCTCGCGATCGAGATCAACGGCCGCCGTGTCGTGGACGGCGTCTCCTTCGACGTCCCCGACTCGGCCCGCGTCGGCCTCATCGGCGAATCGGGGTCCGGCAAGTCGCTCACGGCCCTGGCCATCATGGGGCTGCTGCCGGACACCGCGACGACCACCGGCAGCATCCGCTGGAACGGCCGCGAACTGATCGGACTGCACGACCGGGAACTGGCCCAGCTGCGCGGCGACGAGATCGGCATCGTCTTCCAGGAGCCGCGTACCGCGCTGAACCCGATCCGCACCGTCGGGCGGCAGATCGCCGAGTCGGTGCGCATCCACGAACGCATCCCGCGGCGGGAGGCCAAGGCCCGCGCCGTCGCGGAGGCCGGTCGGGTCGCGCTGCCCGATCCGCAGCAGATCATCGCGCGCTACCCGCACCAGCTCTCCGGCGGTCAGCGCCAGCGCGTCGCGATCGCGATGGCGCTGGCTTGCCGCCCGCGCCTGCTCATCGCCGACGAGCCGACGACCGCGCTGGACGTGACGATCCAGGCCGAGATCCTGCAGTTGCTCGGGGACCTCGTCACCGGCGACGGCATGTCGCTGGTGTTCATCACGCACGACCTGGCGGTGCTCTCGCAGATCGCCACCCACGGCGTGGTGCTCGATCAGGGCCGGGTCGTGGAGTCGGCGCCGGTGGCGGACCTGCTCACCACCCCCTCGTCGGACGTGACCCGGGGCCTGCTGCGGGATGCCACCGCGACGCTGTGGCGGCCGGGAGGCGGCGCATGA
- a CDS encoding M4 family metallopeptidase — protein sequence MNAIIPPYLLARIAASDDPQLARAAQAARATLEAERSYHPDLTRLRLSIDETGSLVAEGAPAPDRVISDAQNQEVLPGVQVRGEADPPTGDEAVDEAFDGLGATFDFFWDAFGRVGIDGAGGTLAATVHFGVDYDNAFWNGERMVFGDGDGEVFTGFTNSLTVIAHELTHGVTEHAGGMVYQGQSGALNESMSDVFGALAEQHHLGHSAAEASWLIGAGIFTDAVEGEALRSLAAPGTAYDDDVLGKDPQPDHMDGYVFTDEDNGGVHINSGIPNHAFYRTAMALGGNAWERAGLIWYRTLTAGTLSSTPDFVTFAQATLAAAQAEYGEGSEEVAAVRAGWTGVGVIEDEAAG from the coding sequence ATGAACGCGATCATCCCGCCCTACCTGCTGGCCCGCATCGCCGCGAGCGACGACCCGCAGCTGGCGCGGGCCGCTCAGGCGGCGCGTGCCACGCTTGAGGCCGAACGCAGCTACCACCCCGACCTCACGCGCCTGCGGCTGTCGATCGACGAAACCGGGTCGCTCGTGGCCGAGGGGGCGCCCGCGCCCGACCGGGTCATCTCCGATGCGCAGAACCAGGAGGTGCTGCCGGGGGTGCAGGTGCGGGGCGAGGCCGACCCGCCCACCGGCGATGAGGCGGTCGACGAGGCGTTCGACGGCCTCGGCGCCACGTTCGACTTCTTCTGGGATGCGTTCGGGCGGGTCGGCATCGACGGCGCCGGCGGCACGCTCGCGGCGACCGTGCACTTCGGCGTCGACTACGACAACGCGTTCTGGAACGGCGAGCGCATGGTGTTCGGCGACGGCGACGGCGAGGTGTTCACCGGGTTCACCAACTCGCTCACCGTCATCGCGCACGAGCTGACCCACGGGGTCACCGAACACGCCGGCGGCATGGTCTACCAGGGCCAGTCCGGGGCGCTCAACGAGTCCATGTCCGACGTCTTCGGCGCGCTGGCCGAACAGCACCATCTCGGCCACAGCGCTGCCGAGGCATCCTGGCTCATCGGGGCAGGGATCTTCACGGATGCCGTGGAGGGCGAGGCGCTGCGCTCGCTCGCGGCGCCGGGGACCGCCTACGACGACGATGTGCTCGGCAAGGACCCGCAACCGGATCACATGGACGGCTACGTCTTCACCGACGAGGACAACGGCGGAGTGCACATCAACTCCGGCATCCCCAACCACGCCTTCTACCGCACCGCGATGGCGCTCGGCGGCAACGCCTGGGAGCGCGCCGGGCTCATCTGGTACCGCACCCTCACCGCGGGCACGCTGTCGTCGACGCCCGACTTCGTCACGTTCGCCCAGGCGACCCTGGCCGCGGCACAGGCGGAGTACGGTGAGGGTTCGGAGGAGGTCGCCGCCGTCCGCGCCGGCTGGACGGGCGTCGGTGTGATCGAGGATGAAGCAGCAGGATGA
- a CDS encoding ATP-binding cassette domain-containing protein, which translates to MTALLRGRGLTRRHPIPRAGLFEPRRWTTALEDADIDVAENSALGIIGESGSGKSTLVRLLLGLDTPTAGTVEFDGRPVVASAPARSLHWLRRQTGIVFQDPYASLDPRMSVGRIIAEPLWALGIDGDRRARVREVLADVGLEPAMADRFPHEFSGGQRQRIAIARAVVHRPRLLVGDEPLSALDVTVRAQILELLRDLQRRDGLALVLVSHDIGVVQNLCDDVIVMKDGRVVEEGPTEKVLLTPQVAYTRRLLASIPVIDPDGAVPDVGSSP; encoded by the coding sequence ATGACCGCTTTGCTGCGCGGTCGCGGACTCACCCGCCGCCACCCGATCCCCCGCGCCGGCCTGTTCGAGCCGCGGCGCTGGACGACGGCGCTGGAGGATGCCGACATCGACGTCGCCGAGAACTCGGCGCTGGGCATCATCGGCGAATCGGGGTCGGGCAAATCCACGCTCGTGCGGCTGCTGCTGGGACTGGACACCCCCACTGCGGGGACGGTGGAGTTCGACGGCCGGCCGGTCGTGGCATCCGCCCCCGCCCGCTCGCTGCATTGGCTGCGGCGGCAGACCGGCATCGTCTTCCAGGACCCCTACGCGTCGCTGGATCCGCGCATGAGCGTCGGCCGCATCATCGCCGAGCCGCTGTGGGCGCTGGGAATCGACGGCGACCGCCGCGCCCGCGTGCGCGAAGTGCTCGCCGATGTGGGGCTGGAGCCGGCGATGGCCGACCGCTTCCCGCACGAGTTCTCCGGCGGGCAGCGGCAGCGCATCGCGATCGCCCGCGCCGTCGTGCACCGGCCCCGGCTGCTGGTCGGCGACGAGCCGCTGTCAGCGCTGGATGTCACAGTGCGCGCCCAGATCCTGGAACTGCTGCGGGACCTGCAGCGCCGCGACGGGCTCGCGCTCGTACTGGTCTCGCACGACATCGGCGTCGTGCAGAACCTGTGCGACGACGTGATCGTCATGAAGGACGGCCGCGTCGTGGAGGAAGGCCCCACCGAGAAGGTACTGCTGACGCCGCAGGTCGCCTACACGCGGCGCCTCCTGGCGTCGATCCCGGTGATCGACCCCGACGGTGCCGTTCCGGATGTCGGCTCATCCCCCTAG
- a CDS encoding ABC transporter permease, producing MIRYALTRLVLLLVGLVVASVLIFLTLRVLPGDVAQMVAGVGSTPEQVAAVRARLGMDRPLFVQYVEWIAGIFRGDLGTSLLTGTPVTTELAEKAQVTVPLGIMSLLIALLFSLPLGVASALRRGRADGTLITVAAQAVAAVPVVWAGMMLVVVFAVWLGWLPAQGFPRAGWDDPAAALRSLLLPAVTIGIVEGAMLLRFVRSATLQAVGQDYVRTAAAKGLTRTQAMLRHGLPNVGLSVITVLGLQVAGIIVGAVVIEQLFSLPGIGRMLVTDVGARDLPKVQGELLVLTGFVLLVGFLVDLFHRVIDPRQREAE from the coding sequence GTGATCCGCTACGCGCTGACACGACTGGTCCTGCTGCTGGTGGGCCTCGTCGTTGCCAGCGTGTTGATCTTCCTGACCCTTCGTGTGCTCCCCGGCGACGTCGCGCAGATGGTCGCGGGGGTCGGCAGCACCCCCGAGCAGGTCGCCGCGGTGCGCGCGAGGCTCGGCATGGACCGGCCGCTGTTCGTGCAGTACGTCGAGTGGATCGCGGGGATCTTCCGCGGGGACCTGGGCACGTCGCTGCTCACCGGCACCCCGGTGACGACCGAACTGGCCGAGAAGGCGCAGGTGACGGTGCCGCTGGGCATCATGTCGCTGCTGATCGCCCTGCTGTTCAGCCTGCCGCTGGGCGTGGCATCGGCGCTGCGTCGCGGCCGGGCCGACGGCACCCTGATCACCGTCGCGGCGCAGGCCGTCGCCGCGGTGCCGGTGGTGTGGGCCGGCATGATGCTCGTCGTGGTGTTCGCGGTGTGGCTGGGGTGGCTCCCCGCGCAGGGCTTCCCGCGCGCCGGCTGGGACGACCCCGCCGCGGCGCTGCGATCGCTGCTACTGCCGGCCGTGACCATCGGCATCGTCGAGGGCGCCATGCTGCTGCGGTTCGTACGGTCGGCGACGCTGCAGGCGGTCGGCCAGGACTACGTGCGCACCGCCGCCGCGAAGGGTCTCACCCGCACGCAGGCGATGCTGCGCCATGGCCTGCCCAACGTGGGCCTATCGGTGATCACGGTGCTGGGGCTGCAGGTGGCCGGCATCATCGTCGGCGCCGTAGTCATCGAGCAGCTGTTCTCGCTGCCCGGCATCGGCCGCATGCTGGTCACCGATGTCGGGGCCCGCGACCTGCCGAAGGTGCAGGGCGAACTGCTCGTGCTCACCGGCTTCGTACTGCTCGTGGGGTTCCTCGTCGACCTCTTCCACCGGGTCATCGACCCTCGGCAGCGGGAGGCGGAATGA
- a CDS encoding ABC transporter permease encodes MRHAKTAPATSAHPGRWAWLRRLTQLTTGRVGLTIFAIVGLTALVAALWTPYDPHHVDIANRWAPPGWPHLLGTDGTGRDILSLLMAGAETTVWVALGAGLVATLIGIVLASLGALTARWMRESVAVLVDILIAFPVLLIAMMISAVWGGSLWVVILSVGIGFGVNIARVTRPELRRVLHSEFVLAGRAAGLTPVQNLLRHLLPNVAPVFIVQLSWGMAVAVLAEAGLSYLGFGAPVTQPSWGVLLSDLQAYITVHPLSVVWPGLAITLTVLGLNLLGDGLREATDPTLTRRSNAARAHVPEVVA; translated from the coding sequence ATGAGGCACGCGAAGACGGCTCCCGCCACTTCGGCACACCCGGGGCGCTGGGCGTGGCTGCGCCGACTGACGCAGCTGACCACCGGCCGCGTGGGTCTGACGATCTTCGCGATCGTCGGACTGACGGCGCTGGTCGCGGCGTTGTGGACCCCGTACGACCCGCATCACGTCGATATAGCCAACCGCTGGGCTCCCCCTGGCTGGCCGCATCTGCTCGGCACCGACGGCACCGGTCGGGACATCCTGAGCCTGCTGATGGCCGGGGCGGAGACGACCGTCTGGGTGGCGCTGGGGGCGGGCCTGGTGGCGACTCTCATCGGCATCGTGCTGGCCTCGCTCGGCGCGCTGACGGCGCGCTGGATGCGGGAGTCGGTCGCGGTCCTCGTGGACATCCTCATCGCCTTCCCGGTGCTGCTGATCGCGATGATGATCTCCGCCGTCTGGGGCGGGTCGCTGTGGGTGGTGATCCTCTCGGTCGGCATCGGCTTCGGCGTCAACATCGCCCGGGTCACCCGGCCGGAGCTGCGCCGCGTGCTGCACAGCGAGTTCGTGCTCGCCGGCCGCGCGGCCGGGCTCACGCCGGTGCAGAACCTGCTGCGTCACCTGCTGCCCAACGTCGCGCCGGTGTTCATCGTGCAGCTGTCCTGGGGCATGGCCGTCGCCGTGCTCGCCGAGGCGGGACTGTCCTACCTCGGGTTCGGCGCACCGGTGACTCAGCCGTCATGGGGCGTGCTGCTGAGCGACCTGCAGGCCTACATCACGGTGCATCCGCTGTCGGTGGTCTGGCCAGGGCTGGCGATCACCCTCACCGTGCTGGGACTGAACCTCCTGGGCGACGGGCTGCGCGAAGCGACCGACCCGACCCTCACCCGGCGCAGCAACGCCGCCCGCGCACACGTTCCGGAGGTGGTCGCATGA